In Drosophila santomea strain STO CAGO 1482 chromosome 2L, Prin_Dsan_1.1, whole genome shotgun sequence, a single window of DNA contains:
- the LOC120443881 gene encoding uncharacterized protein LOC120443881 yields MFVMSKESKLSMRQKLQNCVWIKGEEFSKYYNEKWQLADNLALAEDEFLEYVIDGIHDVNLRNLAKSRSFKTGLELLEAFRNVELGYVPKPKLPEDRRAGDFQKPRGNAECFNCHSRGHLAKECRKPKRQDGACYACDLQGHVAKECNQYKKSKGGDNDYNVS; encoded by the exons ATGTTCGTAATGTCCAAAGAATCAAAGTTGAGTATGCGGCAGAAGCTACAGAACTGCGTCTGGATCAAAGGTGAGGAGTTCTCCAAGTACTACAACGAGAAGTGGCAGCTGGCGGATAACTTAGCACTGGCAGAAGATGAATTTTTGGAATATGTCATTGACGGCATACACGATGTCAATCTACGCAATCTGGCTAAGTCGCGTTCGTTCAAGACCGGATTGGAGCTTCTGGAGGCATTCCGAAACGTTGAGTTGGGCTACGTTCCTAAGCCCAAGTTACCGGAAGACCGTAGAGCAGGAGATTTTCAGAAGCCACGAGGTAATGCAGAGTGCTTCAATTGCCACAGTCGGGGCCACCTGGCCAAAGAGTGCCGCAAGCCTAAGAGACAAGATGGGGCTTGTTACGCATGTGACTTGCAAGGACATGTTGCTAAGGAGTGCAACCAATACAAGAAGTCGAAGGGCGGGGACAACGATTAT AATGTCTCATAG